Proteins encoded within one genomic window of Hahella chejuensis KCTC 2396:
- a CDS encoding response regulator gives MKSQPGIKEGETFDRPMQQPNNSGLGRFKWLYRYAALIITVGVISAGFYIDRLNNIRHEQEVRNDVLSHLSVVRASLEGAISSNIQTVRGLVAAISVEPDMNQERFTEFAYPLFDGRAQLRNIGAAPGMVIRLVYPLQGNEGAIGLDLSATPDQREAAEQARTSGQPLVTGPVKLVQGGYGFIGRIPVFTYSDSGKKERFWGLVSAVIDVDQLYKASGLTGAAQRLDIAIRSAYNSDTDSDIFYGDPAVFHTDPVIAEVTLPNGSWRIGATPKGGWPQLAEDAIALRVSVLTIGLLILAPTVLVFRQMRKRHENEMLLRSLFDLSPLGIALNDYKTGDFLEINNALLGPTGYTRKEFLMLSYWDITPKDYEKEESQQLKQLSIRGRYGPYEKEYIRKNGERYPVLLNGVLISDTQGREYIWSIIEDITERKQAEAASRAARQQIEQSQKELQNFFDLSTNFLCIANKEGYFEKINFTFSKVLGYSERELLSEPIVHFIHPDDAESTLQELNKLARGKPALSFVNRYRCYSGEVVTLLWSAACDPVSGKFYATAVDITAQRNAQLELTQAKDAAEAAARAKSDFLATMSHEIRTPMNGVLGMLNLVLQSKLDSEQLRKVKIAKSSAESLLSLINDILDFSKVDAGKLELELLDFDLRHHLDEFAGTMALRAQEKDLELVLDQSAVEQSMVRGDPGRLRQILTNLVSNAIKFTAEGEIVIRCQLQPEGDHLLLTVSVSDTGIGIPADKIGGLFDPFTQVDASTTRQFGGTGLGLAICKRLSELMEGGITVHSEQGEGSCFEFCVRLQRSELTQPILPKVDMRALSLLVVDDNAANREVLCGQLRMWGAHVLETASGEEALAMCEAKINGSPAAFGRPFDIAILDMHMPQMDGAMLGRELKAKPAYRSMALVMMTSIGHRGDARYFAELGFSAYLPKPVSVAELSAVLSVVAEGGDALRQAKPLVTRHYARSLPANDAAEQKQAEAPPPMQWPAPSRLLLVEDNQINQEVAQLMLEEMGLPADVAGNGLEALAALQSAPEDAPYNLVLMDCQMPEMDGYEATRQIRAGKAGERNRHIPIIAMTANAMKGDREKCLAAGMDDYLSKPINAGGLEEKLKLWLFRRSSVKPAMQTFSAALGDVADMDTMEEEPLQLWDEKAALESLMGKHALLSRLLGGFCSRLPERLASLQKAIAESDAGKVEFIAHSVKGAAGQLHARQLQHAAGALENAASLDDIEEVNRLLPNFISASEQLARHFDHYLNTRPVS, from the coding sequence ATGAAGAGCCAGCCTGGGATAAAGGAAGGCGAAACGTTTGACCGCCCCATGCAACAGCCCAATAACAGCGGTCTCGGCAGGTTTAAATGGCTGTACCGCTACGCCGCGCTGATCATCACGGTTGGCGTAATCTCCGCCGGTTTTTATATCGACCGTCTCAACAATATTCGCCATGAGCAGGAAGTCCGCAATGACGTGCTCAGTCATTTAAGCGTCGTGCGCGCAAGCCTGGAAGGCGCTATCAGCAGCAATATTCAGACCGTGCGTGGACTGGTGGCGGCGATCAGCGTCGAGCCGGACATGAACCAGGAACGCTTCACCGAATTCGCCTACCCGCTATTCGACGGACGCGCCCAGCTGCGCAATATTGGCGCCGCGCCGGGCATGGTGATCCGGCTGGTTTATCCGTTACAGGGCAACGAAGGCGCCATTGGACTAGACCTGAGCGCAACCCCCGACCAACGCGAGGCCGCTGAGCAAGCGCGAACGTCCGGACAGCCGCTGGTGACCGGCCCCGTCAAGCTGGTGCAAGGGGGCTACGGATTTATCGGGCGCATCCCCGTGTTCACCTACTCCGACAGCGGCAAAAAAGAACGCTTCTGGGGGCTGGTGTCCGCCGTTATCGACGTCGATCAGCTGTACAAAGCCAGCGGTCTGACGGGCGCGGCACAGAGGCTGGATATCGCCATCCGCTCCGCCTACAACAGCGACACGGACAGCGACATATTCTACGGCGACCCGGCAGTCTTTCACACAGACCCAGTTATCGCGGAGGTCACGTTGCCCAATGGCTCCTGGCGTATCGGCGCCACGCCCAAAGGCGGCTGGCCGCAGTTGGCGGAGGACGCAATCGCCCTTCGGGTGAGCGTATTAACGATAGGACTGCTCATACTGGCGCCGACAGTATTGGTGTTCAGGCAAATGCGCAAGCGCCATGAGAATGAAATGCTGCTGCGCAGTCTGTTCGATCTGTCGCCTCTGGGCATCGCCCTCAACGACTATAAAACCGGCGACTTTCTTGAGATCAATAACGCCTTACTGGGGCCGACCGGCTACACCCGCAAAGAATTCCTGATGCTGAGTTACTGGGACATCACGCCCAAGGACTACGAAAAGGAGGAGTCGCAACAACTCAAGCAACTCAGCATTCGCGGGCGCTACGGCCCCTATGAAAAGGAGTACATCCGCAAGAACGGCGAACGCTACCCAGTGCTGCTGAATGGCGTGCTGATTTCCGACACTCAGGGCCGCGAATATATCTGGTCGATCATTGAGGACATAACCGAGCGCAAACAAGCGGAGGCGGCCAGCCGGGCCGCGCGTCAACAGATTGAACAATCCCAGAAAGAACTGCAGAACTTCTTCGATTTATCCACCAATTTCCTCTGTATCGCCAATAAAGAGGGCTACTTCGAGAAAATCAACTTCACCTTCAGCAAAGTGCTGGGCTACTCGGAAAGAGAGCTGCTTTCGGAACCTATCGTCCACTTCATACACCCGGACGACGCGGAAAGCACATTGCAGGAGCTGAATAAACTGGCCCGGGGCAAGCCCGCCCTCTCTTTCGTCAATCGCTACCGCTGTTATAGCGGGGAAGTCGTGACCTTGCTGTGGAGCGCAGCCTGCGATCCGGTTTCAGGCAAGTTCTACGCAACCGCGGTGGACATTACCGCCCAGCGCAATGCACAACTGGAGCTGACTCAAGCGAAGGACGCCGCCGAGGCCGCCGCCCGCGCCAAGAGTGACTTTCTGGCGACCATGAGCCACGAGATCCGTACGCCGATGAACGGCGTCCTGGGCATGCTGAATCTGGTGCTGCAATCCAAGCTTGATTCGGAACAGTTGCGTAAAGTCAAAATCGCCAAATCCAGCGCAGAATCCCTGCTGAGCCTTATCAACGATATTCTGGATTTCTCCAAAGTGGATGCGGGAAAACTGGAGCTGGAACTTCTCGACTTCGACCTGCGCCATCATCTGGACGAGTTCGCCGGCACCATGGCCTTGCGTGCGCAGGAAAAGGACCTGGAGCTGGTTCTGGATCAAAGCGCCGTCGAGCAGTCCATGGTGCGTGGCGACCCCGGCCGGCTGCGGCAGATCCTCACCAATCTGGTCAGCAACGCGATCAAATTCACCGCCGAAGGCGAAATCGTCATCCGCTGCCAATTACAGCCGGAAGGCGATCATCTGCTCTTGACCGTGTCCGTATCCGATACCGGCATAGGTATCCCCGCGGATAAAATCGGCGGGCTTTTCGACCCCTTTACCCAGGTGGACGCCTCCACGACCCGTCAGTTCGGCGGCACCGGGTTGGGTCTGGCTATTTGCAAGCGGCTCAGCGAACTGATGGAGGGCGGCATCACCGTCCATAGCGAGCAGGGCGAAGGAAGTTGCTTCGAGTTTTGCGTACGCTTGCAACGCAGTGAATTAACCCAGCCCATTCTTCCCAAAGTGGATATGCGCGCACTTTCCCTGTTGGTGGTGGACGATAACGCCGCCAACCGCGAGGTGCTCTGCGGACAGCTCAGAATGTGGGGCGCCCACGTGCTCGAAACAGCCAGTGGCGAGGAAGCGCTCGCCATGTGCGAAGCGAAGATCAACGGCTCGCCCGCCGCTTTCGGCCGCCCCTTCGACATCGCCATTCTGGACATGCATATGCCGCAAATGGATGGAGCCATGCTGGGACGCGAGCTCAAAGCCAAACCGGCGTACCGCAGTATGGCGTTAGTGATGATGACCAGTATCGGTCACCGGGGCGACGCGCGTTATTTCGCAGAGCTGGGGTTCAGCGCCTACCTGCCCAAACCCGTCTCCGTTGCGGAATTGAGCGCCGTCCTCTCGGTGGTGGCGGAAGGCGGCGACGCGTTGCGTCAGGCCAAGCCGCTGGTCACGCGCCATTACGCCCGCTCTCTCCCCGCCAACGACGCCGCTGAGCAGAAGCAGGCGGAAGCGCCCCCACCGATGCAATGGCCTGCGCCCAGCCGCCTTTTACTCGTGGAGGACAATCAGATTAACCAGGAAGTGGCGCAGCTGATGCTGGAGGAAATGGGGTTGCCGGCGGATGTCGCAGGCAATGGATTGGAGGCGTTGGCGGCGCTGCAAAGCGCGCCGGAGGATGCGCCGTACAACTTGGTTTTGATGGACTGTCAGATGCCGGAAATGGACGGTTATGAAGCCACTCGTCAAATTCGCGCCGGCAAAGCCGGTGAGCGCAACCGCCATATTCCTATTATCGCCATGACCGCCAACGCCATGAAAGGCGATCGGGAAAAATGCCTCGCAGCGGGCATGGATGACTATCTCAGTAAGCCGATCAACGCCGGCGGCTTAGAGGAAAAGCTGAAGTTATGGCTGTTCCGCCGCTCCAGCGTCAAGCCCGCAATGCAAACATTCAGCGCCGCATTAGGGGACGTAGCCGATATGGATACGATGGAGGAGGAACCATTGCAACTCTGGGACGAAAAGGCCGCGCTGGAAAGTCTGATGGGCAAACATGCCCTGTTGAGCCGGTTGTTAGGCGGATTTTGCAGTCGCCTTCCAGAACGCTTGGCGTCACTGCAAAAAGCCATCGCCGAGAGTGATGCAGGCAAAGTGGAGTTTATCGCCCACTCAGTCAAAGGCGCGGCGGGACAACTGCACGCGCGGCAATTACAGCACGCCGCCGGCGCCTTGGAGAACGCCGCCAGCCTGGATGATATCGAAGAAGTCAACCGTCTGCTGCCGAACTTCATCTCCGCCAGTGAACAACTGGCCCGGCATTTCGACCATTACCTCAACACCCGACCGGTGAGTTAG
- a CDS encoding Ig-like domain-containing protein, with protein MISNIRKTRLVASFAALALCSALLSACGGGSGDTDALNDAVDAGKLDAKSLTLTSTSDKALFEPNESWQLKVVAELNNGSTQDITSKVKWSTSDSSLATVDDAGKMKTGTPVGNEDVVITASLVNLSAELTVTVSDATLSSIEASASGSEVDECRSLTLSATGTYTDGSQRPMVSGLSWTSSDSAVATINSDSSALVTHNSGNVNVTVSRGTVASAALPVTVNDTLASLKINEGSEISVSKSGSATLTVSGDYSDGTNNVGITSNSSWTIGNTGVATVDDGKVTGVSTGETTVTAACGGLTADTTVKVLEISEYELSDLKGDTALEEGEVRQLSFYEVYTDNTKTNISSKADWEITTGDEIADINGDGKLTMKNDFSGYSGTSITVRAEYDDNSKSLTINIEK; from the coding sequence ATGATTTCTAATATCAGGAAAACCCGCCTTGTAGCGAGTTTCGCTGCGTTGGCGCTGTGTTCCGCATTGTTGTCCGCATGCGGGGGTGGGAGTGGCGATACCGATGCGTTGAATGATGCTGTCGATGCAGGCAAGCTGGACGCCAAGAGCCTGACTCTGACCTCCACTTCCGACAAAGCGCTGTTTGAACCCAATGAAAGCTGGCAACTGAAAGTGGTGGCGGAGCTGAATAACGGCTCCACGCAGGATATAACCAGCAAAGTGAAATGGTCCACCAGTGATAGCTCACTGGCGACAGTCGACGATGCCGGCAAGATGAAGACCGGGACTCCGGTCGGCAATGAAGATGTGGTGATTACAGCGTCATTGGTGAATCTCAGCGCAGAGCTGACGGTCACTGTTTCCGACGCCACATTGTCCAGTATTGAAGCGAGCGCGAGCGGCTCTGAGGTGGATGAGTGCCGTAGCCTGACCCTGAGCGCAACTGGAACCTATACCGACGGCTCTCAACGTCCAATGGTGTCCGGGTTGTCCTGGACCAGCAGTGATAGCGCCGTGGCCACGATTAACAGCGACAGCAGTGCATTGGTGACGCATAACAGCGGTAATGTAAATGTGACGGTTAGTCGAGGAACTGTTGCTTCTGCGGCGCTGCCTGTCACGGTCAACGATACGCTGGCGTCTTTGAAGATCAACGAAGGCAGTGAGATTTCAGTCAGCAAGTCTGGTAGCGCCACATTGACCGTCAGCGGCGACTACAGCGATGGAACCAACAACGTCGGCATTACCTCCAACTCCTCCTGGACCATCGGCAACACGGGCGTGGCCACGGTGGATGACGGTAAAGTCACAGGCGTGTCCACGGGCGAAACAACTGTCACCGCAGCTTGCGGTGGACTTACCGCGGATACGACAGTGAAAGTATTGGAGATTTCCGAGTATGAATTGTCGGATCTCAAAGGCGACACGGCTCTGGAGGAAGGTGAAGTGCGGCAGTTGAGCTTCTATGAGGTCTACACTGACAACACCAAGACCAATATCTCTTCTAAAGCGGACTGGGAAATTACTACCGGCGACGAAATCGCCGATATTAATGGCGATGGCAAGCTCACGATGAAGAATGACTTCAGCGGTTACAGTGGTACTTCTATTACCGTTAGAGCTGAATATGACGACAATTCAAAATCGTTGACCATTAATATTGAGAAATAG
- a CDS encoding outer membrane beta-barrel protein, which translates to MRQITCTFICLACFSAPVLAETWYVGADGGVAMVKASSEKFYIPAANVRLGGRLENGVGLEALFSAGVTDAEEANVNMELSSMAGGYLTYTGVLSGDTLATLGVGYVSTELATEVGGVSSDLSFDGTSLAIRLEEPLKAYPSVKLSAGYYHVFEDDGVKIRNFGLGLQYDF; encoded by the coding sequence ATGCGTCAAATAACTTGTACCTTCATTTGCTTGGCCTGTTTCTCTGCGCCGGTGCTGGCGGAAACCTGGTATGTGGGAGCGGATGGCGGCGTCGCGATGGTGAAAGCCTCCTCTGAGAAATTTTACATCCCTGCGGCCAATGTTCGTCTGGGCGGACGTCTTGAAAACGGCGTTGGTCTGGAAGCTTTATTCTCGGCGGGCGTAACAGACGCTGAAGAAGCGAACGTCAATATGGAGCTGAGCAGCATGGCGGGCGGTTATTTGACATACACGGGCGTACTCAGCGGCGACACCCTGGCGACATTGGGCGTGGGCTATGTATCCACCGAGCTGGCGACAGAGGTCGGTGGTGTAAGCTCCGACTTGTCATTCGACGGGACCAGCCTGGCGATCAGATTGGAAGAACCGCTCAAAGCCTATCCCAGCGTAAAGCTGTCCGCTGGCTACTATCATGTATTTGAAGATGATGGCGTGAAGATCAGAAACTTTGGTCTGGGATTGCAATATGATTTCTAA
- a CDS encoding 3'-5' exonuclease: MDLPTKPDYYLIIDLEATCCDQGSVPRREMETIEIGAVMVDAMSLAVVDELQTFIRPVRHPQLTDFCRELTTIKQTQVDSAPTYPEAIESLQGWMRHYPNYLFCSWGDYDKGQFEQDCQFHRIAYPFASGHLNIKKQFSATQGLKKKYGMAGALRVAGLSLEGSHHRGIDDARNMAKLMPYIVGPEKVKH; the protein is encoded by the coding sequence ATGGATTTACCTACAAAACCTGACTACTACCTGATCATTGATCTGGAAGCCACCTGCTGCGATCAGGGCTCCGTGCCCCGCAGGGAAATGGAGACTATTGAAATCGGCGCAGTGATGGTGGACGCAATGTCCCTGGCGGTGGTCGATGAGCTCCAAACCTTTATCCGTCCAGTGCGACACCCGCAGTTAACGGACTTCTGTCGTGAACTGACTACTATCAAGCAAACACAGGTCGACAGCGCGCCGACTTATCCAGAAGCTATCGAGTCCCTGCAAGGCTGGATGCGCCATTACCCCAATTATCTGTTTTGCTCCTGGGGCGATTACGATAAAGGCCAGTTCGAGCAGGACTGCCAATTTCATCGGATCGCCTATCCCTTCGCCAGCGGGCATCTGAATATCAAGAAACAGTTCTCCGCGACGCAAGGGCTCAAGAAAAAGTATGGCATGGCGGGAGCCTTGCGCGTTGCCGGTTTGTCCCTGGAAGGCTCCCATCACCGTGGTATTGACGACGCCCGCAATATGGCGAAACTGATGCCTTACATCGTCGGTCCAGAAAAGGTGAAACATTGA
- a CDS encoding SDR family oxidoreductase produces MTSVSTSRKVAIITGAGRGIGAATAALAGERGYAVCVNYLRNHQAAQQVVDSILARGGEAIAVQADVSQEEGVQALFAAVDRELGKVTALVNNVGVLERQMRLDHMDAERLTRIFRNNVVSYFLCSREAVKRMSTAYGGCGGVIVNVSSMASKLGSPGEYIDYAASKGAVDSMTIGLAKEVAQEGVRVNCVRPGSVYTEIHASGGEPGRVERVKANIPMRRGGQPEELANAILWLLSAEASYVTGAIVDVSGGL; encoded by the coding sequence ATGACCAGCGTATCAACCAGCAGAAAAGTCGCCATTATTACTGGCGCGGGAAGGGGAATTGGCGCGGCGACGGCGGCGCTGGCGGGAGAACGCGGCTACGCCGTCTGTGTGAACTACTTGAGAAATCATCAGGCGGCGCAGCAGGTCGTGGACTCGATTCTGGCGCGAGGCGGCGAGGCGATCGCCGTGCAGGCCGACGTTTCGCAGGAAGAGGGCGTGCAGGCGCTGTTTGCAGCGGTGGATCGCGAACTCGGAAAGGTGACCGCGTTGGTCAATAATGTTGGCGTGCTGGAGCGGCAAATGCGTCTGGATCACATGGACGCCGAACGTCTGACGCGCATCTTCCGCAATAACGTCGTGAGTTACTTCCTGTGCTCGCGGGAGGCGGTCAAACGCATGTCCACAGCCTACGGCGGTTGCGGCGGCGTGATTGTGAACGTCTCCTCCATGGCGTCGAAACTGGGCTCTCCTGGAGAATACATTGATTATGCGGCCTCCAAAGGCGCCGTCGACTCCATGACGATAGGGCTGGCGAAAGAAGTGGCGCAGGAAGGCGTCAGGGTGAACTGCGTGCGGCCTGGGTCGGTGTACACAGAGATTCACGCCAGCGGCGGCGAACCGGGACGCGTGGAGCGGGTGAAAGCGAACATTCCCATGCGCCGGGGCGGTCAGCCGGAAGAACTGGCCAATGCGATTTTATGGTTGTTGTCGGCTGAAGCCTCTTATGTCACCGGCGCAATAGTGGATGTCTCCGGAGGGCTATAA
- a CDS encoding transporter substrate-binding domain-containing protein, protein MRYLLCLCLSGCLAISAAGAEPVVVRHVGPEDVGDIRKNYFIGLLHLTLEESASDVGPYEMKQIQAPMSQGRAFKSLQEGLVDVVWSMTSEERETNYHAIRIPLMQGLIGYRVLVIRKEDRFKFNAITEPEQLKTLLAYQGHDWPDTQILQANGYRLNASSWYKGLFKLLAQGGFDYFPRSVLEAWDELVALDQDSLMVEESILLHYPTAVYFFVRREDADLAERLRLGLRKAIDNGKFERLLYGFEPHRRALQAVDFKHRRIFQLHNPLLTAQTPLDDKSLWFDVEAYVKNHSR, encoded by the coding sequence GTGCGTTATCTGTTATGTCTTTGTCTTAGCGGTTGCCTTGCCATATCCGCCGCCGGCGCGGAACCTGTGGTGGTGCGCCATGTGGGGCCGGAAGACGTTGGCGATATTCGTAAAAATTATTTCATTGGCCTGCTGCATCTGACGCTGGAAGAGTCCGCATCGGACGTGGGGCCATATGAAATGAAGCAGATTCAGGCGCCGATGTCGCAGGGACGGGCTTTTAAAAGTCTGCAGGAGGGACTCGTCGATGTGGTCTGGTCCATGACCTCGGAGGAGAGGGAAACCAATTACCACGCGATCAGGATACCTCTGATGCAGGGGCTGATTGGGTATCGCGTGCTGGTCATTCGCAAGGAGGACCGCTTCAAGTTTAACGCGATCACCGAGCCTGAGCAGCTTAAGACGCTGTTGGCTTATCAGGGCCACGACTGGCCGGATACGCAAATCCTGCAAGCTAATGGCTACCGGCTCAACGCCAGTTCCTGGTACAAGGGGCTGTTTAAACTGCTGGCGCAGGGGGGATTCGATTATTTCCCGCGCAGTGTGCTGGAGGCCTGGGATGAATTGGTGGCGCTCGACCAGGATAGCCTGATGGTGGAGGAGAGTATTCTGCTGCATTACCCAACGGCGGTTTACTTCTTTGTACGGCGCGAAGACGCGGATTTGGCGGAGAGGTTGCGTCTGGGTCTGCGCAAAGCCATTGATAATGGCAAATTTGAACGTCTGCTATATGGATTTGAGCCTCATCGCCGCGCGCTGCAGGCGGTGGACTTCAAACATCGACGCATCTTCCAGTTACACAACCCGCTGTTGACCGCTCAAACGCCGTTGGACGACAAGTCGCTCTGGTTTGACGTGGAAGCCTATGTGAAGAACCATTCCCGGTAA
- a CDS encoding endonuclease V, which translates to MILAVDVQYEDGGGATVAGVLFEDWSDPEPARAVLTHVSEVQDYEPGQFYKRELPCILQLLDAIHESVDLIVVDGYVTLGADDRPGLGMHLYNALQQRIPIIGVAKKAFLDTPPDREILRGDSLKPLYVSGVGVPLTQARDWILAMHGKHRIPTLLKRVDQLCRGSWRP; encoded by the coding sequence TTGATTCTAGCTGTAGACGTACAATACGAAGACGGTGGCGGCGCGACCGTCGCGGGCGTTCTGTTCGAAGACTGGAGTGACCCGGAGCCGGCGCGAGCGGTACTGACGCATGTCAGTGAGGTGCAGGACTATGAGCCTGGCCAATTCTATAAGCGTGAGCTGCCTTGCATCCTGCAGTTGCTGGACGCTATTCACGAATCCGTGGATCTCATTGTCGTGGATGGCTATGTCACACTGGGTGCGGATGATCGCCCCGGTCTTGGCATGCACTTATATAATGCTCTGCAACAACGCATACCGATCATTGGCGTGGCGAAAAAAGCCTTTCTGGATACGCCGCCGGATCGCGAAATCCTTCGAGGCGACAGCCTCAAACCCCTCTATGTTTCCGGTGTAGGCGTCCCATTGACGCAGGCTCGGGACTGGATTCTTGCAATGCACGGGAAACACCGTATTCCCACCCTTCTCAAGCGGGTCGACCAGCTGTGTCGGGGCTCCTGGCGTCCATAA
- a CDS encoding HD domain-containing protein: MKVELEKIFSFIIELEKLKSVNRMTKVIGTDRRENSAEHSWQIAVLAMSLEGYAKEKVDINRVVRMLLLHDVVEIDAGDKFIFSAAHADTENEMKAAERIFGMLPPQVGDEFKALWLEYEERRTPESRYAYAMDRLMPVLINLNNGCQSWVENGVRLEQVLSKTGILADFNAELWEMISRRLYESRQMGFLG; the protein is encoded by the coding sequence ATGAAAGTAGAGCTGGAGAAGATTTTCAGTTTCATCATCGAACTGGAAAAGCTGAAAAGCGTCAATCGCATGACCAAAGTGATTGGAACCGACCGCCGTGAGAATTCGGCTGAGCACAGTTGGCAAATCGCGGTGCTGGCGATGTCCCTGGAGGGCTATGCAAAGGAGAAGGTGGACATTAATCGAGTCGTGCGCATGCTGTTATTGCATGACGTAGTGGAAATTGACGCTGGCGATAAGTTTATCTTCTCCGCGGCCCATGCGGATACAGAAAATGAAATGAAGGCGGCGGAACGGATATTCGGGATGCTGCCGCCGCAAGTGGGGGACGAGTTCAAAGCGTTGTGGCTGGAATATGAAGAGAGGCGGACTCCGGAGTCCCGCTACGCTTACGCCATGGATAGGTTGATGCCGGTGTTGATCAACCTGAATAACGGTTGTCAGAGTTGGGTGGAGAATGGCGTGCGTCTGGAGCAGGTGCTTTCGAAAACGGGCATTCTGGCCGACTTCAACGCTGAGCTGTGGGAGATGATCAGTCGCCGCTTGTATGAGTCTCGTCAAATGGGCTTTTTAGGCTGA
- a CDS encoding beta-galactosidase, whose protein sequence is MSKEFFTIRSHTLSSIRNNWKAALNSLLFSGAIVASGAVSSTVNAMQSPNLSGIYCSCSPTTERNSSIFHNAGEIEYMDGVLVRISWALLEPTPGVYDWSRLDSQLAKAQQEGVKVALAITNGAEAPLWLKAQGAQTLDYLFRAVYPKSMPLPWDSVFLDRYTQFIDALGQRYDGNPNIELVHMTNSTTNGFEMQYFFDRDTESRFRSMGFSNEVLVESWKHIMDAYDAAFPTTKLDVEIHPVFRSPVVAQEVAAYGHASIGSRFGLFAAWFSEENAMNAYPEMYNLLVSAQATSFAAVQIVGTASSDRANIQLTEEELLGSIQFALDSGFSYIEIWAADLKSDALSDDLTLVHTSIELASE, encoded by the coding sequence ATGTCCAAGGAGTTCTTCACCATCCGTTCACACACACTCTCTTCTATCCGCAACAACTGGAAAGCGGCTTTAAATTCTTTGCTCTTCAGCGGCGCCATCGTCGCTTCCGGCGCAGTCTCCAGCACAGTCAACGCCATGCAGAGCCCAAACCTGTCTGGGATTTACTGTAGCTGCAGTCCGACCACTGAGCGCAACTCTTCTATCTTCCATAACGCGGGTGAAATCGAGTACATGGACGGCGTACTGGTGCGCATCAGCTGGGCCCTGCTGGAGCCAACGCCCGGGGTATACGACTGGAGCCGCCTGGACAGCCAGTTGGCGAAAGCGCAACAGGAAGGCGTGAAAGTCGCGCTGGCGATTACCAACGGAGCGGAAGCGCCGTTATGGCTTAAAGCGCAGGGCGCGCAAACGCTGGATTATCTGTTCCGCGCCGTTTACCCCAAGAGCATGCCCCTGCCCTGGGACAGCGTTTTCCTGGACCGCTATACACAGTTTATCGACGCGCTGGGACAACGCTACGACGGCAACCCCAATATTGAGCTGGTGCACATGACCAACTCCACCACCAACGGCTTCGAGATGCAGTACTTCTTCGACCGTGACACGGAAAGCCGTTTCAGATCCATGGGCTTCTCCAACGAGGTGCTGGTGGAATCCTGGAAGCACATCATGGACGCCTACGATGCGGCCTTCCCCACCACCAAACTGGACGTGGAAATACATCCTGTATTCCGCAGCCCGGTAGTGGCTCAGGAAGTCGCCGCCTACGGCCACGCCAGCATCGGTTCAAGATTTGGTTTATTCGCCGCGTGGTTCAGCGAGGAGAACGCCATGAACGCCTATCCAGAGATGTACAACCTGCTGGTGTCAGCGCAGGCGACCAGCTTCGCAGCGGTGCAGATCGTCGGCACGGCGTCGTCCGACCGCGCTAACATCCAACTCACTGAAGAAGAGTTGCTCGGCTCCATTCAGTTCGCCCTGGATTCCGGCTTCAGCTATATCGAAATCTGGGCGGCTGACCTGAAGAGCGACGCATTGAGCGACGACCTGACGCTCGTGCACACCAGTATCGAACTGGCGTCAGAGTAA
- the panB gene encoding 3-methyl-2-oxobutanoate hydroxymethyltransferase, producing the protein MSTHVDRKRITIPQIRSMKGKGSIVSLTAYTTPMAQMMDEFVDLIIVGDSTGMVAYGFNSTMSVTLDMMINHGAAVTRGVSKACVIVDMPFGSFQESPQQAYRNAARVLVETQAQGVKMEGGAELLETVDFLVRRGIPVMPHIGLTPQHANVQGGFKAQIRTEEEINAFIKLGRAFEEAGAFALLVEGAFEEAARKVTAAVTIPTVGIGASPECDGQVLVTEDILGLFSGYTPKFAKRYVDLSQPIKEAFSRYAHEVRSGEFPAMEHCFGVRKNSDGG; encoded by the coding sequence ATGAGCACGCACGTTGACAGAAAGCGCATCACTATTCCGCAAATACGGTCTATGAAAGGTAAGGGAAGCATTGTTTCCCTGACAGCTTACACAACGCCGATGGCGCAAATGATGGATGAGTTCGTGGACCTGATTATCGTCGGCGACTCCACCGGTATGGTGGCCTATGGCTTTAACTCCACTATGTCCGTCACCCTGGACATGATGATCAACCACGGCGCGGCGGTGACGCGGGGAGTCAGCAAGGCCTGTGTGATCGTCGATATGCCGTTCGGAAGCTTTCAGGAGTCGCCACAGCAGGCTTACCGTAACGCGGCCAGAGTTCTGGTGGAGACGCAGGCGCAGGGCGTGAAAATGGAGGGCGGCGCCGAGTTGCTGGAAACCGTTGATTTTCTGGTGCGCCGGGGTATCCCGGTAATGCCGCACATCGGCCTCACGCCACAGCACGCCAATGTGCAGGGCGGATTCAAGGCGCAGATTCGCACCGAGGAAGAAATCAACGCGTTCATCAAACTGGGGCGGGCCTTTGAAGAAGCGGGCGCATTCGCGTTATTGGTGGAGGGCGCGTTTGAAGAGGCGGCGCGCAAGGTGACGGCGGCCGTCACTATTCCCACTGTTGGCATCGGCGCCTCCCCGGAATGCGATGGCCAGGTGTTGGTGACCGAGGATATACTGGGCCTGTTTTCGGGCTATACGCCCAAATTCGCCAAACGCTACGTGGACTTAAGCCAACCCATTAAAGAGGCTTTCTCCAGGTACGCCCACGAAGTGCGCTCCGGCGAGTTCCCTGCAATGGAACACTGTTTCGGAGTCCGCAAGAACAGCGATGGAGGCTGA